The DNA region GATATCATCAAAATTAAGTCATGCTATTAAGTCTGGCTCTCTTGAGAACAACTGTTAGGGTTGGCTGGGTTTTCTGTATTATGCTAggaaaaaagaattttcttaGTTCATCTGGTTGATTAACTTTTTCAGTTGTCATCAAACCAAAATGAgacaaccaaaaaaacaacatgcaTGCACATTTAATGAAGCAACCAAAATAATGCAACTTTCTCAAGACACCACTGGTGATTTCCTTCAATTCCTTTTCAAGCACTTTCTTTAAAAGATCTGAGTTGCAACTTACATGCCTATGTTTACAATACTTTTAGGGTGAGTTGATAGAGCTGGTCCTATTTCACAGATGGATTCATATGCATGCAAATCAGCAAAAAGCCATGGGAATCACACCAAAAGACCAAAATTgactacagtcgaacctcgattatccggacccCAATTATCTGGACTATTCAATTATCTGGACTTTCTTCTCTGGTCCCAATTTtccatgaatattaattagttgtgatcttgaaaactcaaagtcacAAAAAGCCCAATGATTCTTTCAAAAGACTGTTGAAACAGCATATTATCCTGtgcgcttttcaaaatttgaaagtgcgacgagacaaagaaatattctgatgcGTTTTGCGAAAATATGGTTGgctcaattgttttgttgccGAGGGAATTTCATGCTTGATTAGTTCCTTCCGCGTGGGTTATGTCACATGAACgatcaataattattgtaaactcaaatcaaaaacaTGCCTACCAAGCAAAAGCTAGCCGTTCTATTGATTAAAGATAAgcagataattatttcatatttctatctcattaatattcatattttcgattatcTGGACTCttgattatccggactatttacTGAGGTCACGATcagtccggataatcgaggttcgactgtactgTGTTTCCCCTGAACTTCTGAATGTGTAGAAATGTGATCACAGCTTTTACCATGaattaaggcaaaaaaaaaaaaaaaaaaaaaaagaataacatcaGAAAATATTCTGTTGGGAGATTTTGACCACTTCAGCCTAAACTAGTTGTGGCCTAAACAGTTAATCCCAGTGGAGGGTGATTTTAGTTTCAAATGATGGAAGTAAGGTTAGAGTTAGGGTGCCATTAATTTTACCAGAGTGGCGACTCTTCTTCCAACTCTTGCCAACAGGCATGGCCTCCTGAAAGAATTCTGTTGAAATTTTCGTCAGATCTCTTGAGAACAGAACCCATGACTTCTTCAATAAACCCTAGTGAACAGAAAAATCACAGGTTTTGCAAAGAGCACATCACAATCAAAATATATGCAACTACCAGATCTTGGCACGAAGTATAAAGAACTTATTCCCGCCAGTCTCAGAAACCACCTAGCaacttgaaacattttcaagtgAATCCATAACACCTTTGTGCAGACTTAACAAAGTACTCTAAGATGGTGGCTGAGGGCAATCAGACACATTTGATTGCTAAGCACTATATgacaataataaagaaaatgttgaaGATGGACAACATTTATGACATTTCACATCAAGGAAATGACAAGAACTGACCTCCAAGTTGCTTCTTTGCTCCTGTAAAAGACTGTACTGTACAGAAAGAGAGTTCCAACTGATGCTATCACTGTGAACTGCACTCAGTGACTGTACAAGGAAAAATGTCTTCTTCACTGACTGTAGAAAAAGTGGTAAGTCCCACTGCGTCAGAAGCAGAAACTGCTCAAGGGACCATAAGGATAAAAAATGATGTATTTTGGTATCAAACCAGTTAAATCCAAAGGACAGCAACGAATGAAAGCGGCACAGACTGGGAAAAACTGACAGTGTTAGAGCTCTGGCACTTCTATTGGCATGAGGTTCCAAGTGGCTAGATGATCGTTTCCAGTAACCTGCCATTTCAAAAATGCTTTCAAGTGGATCCAAGAGACTAACTATGGATTGTGCTGTCTGCGTACCTGGGATGCTGTCTGTAAGTTCACTGTCCATGCGGCATTTGTCAGACAGACAGGAACCAAGAACACCACTGAAAgctaatgagaaaaaaatgcaataacTTCAGAACTGGTCACAGTAGAAGGCAAGGTAAGAGAAGCAATTATTTAATTAACTATCAgtttcaaatgaaatgaaacctAGTAATGAACAGATACAAGAACCTTTAGGACTGTCACTAATTTAATTGTGTGGTGCAGAGTTGCACATAATATAGAAACTATTGCTACTTTTATTGAAGAGCTTTTAGGGCAATGTTTATGTGCACACAGAGAAGATCAGCAGATCTTAATCTTACCTGAATCCCAGCTTGATGCAGAGGCCAGACAATGAAGATAGCAGCTTACAGCTTGAAGGGAACTAGTACCAGCTGGTGGCAAACAGCCTGTgaacagaaaggaaaaataaaacaattctcctcctttaaaatttatatttggcTCACTACAGCCATGTGTGGAGCCATTTTATCATACATGAAACAACCAGTGAACATTATATTCAATAATTTGTACAAACATTTCAAGAAATCATTCATGAAAAGGATAGAACAGGTTATGTCACCCACAACTATACAAGGAAAAACTTTAATCTTCAACCAGCTAACACATTAGATAAGCAGTGGACATAGTTCAACCAGGATCCACCTAGAAAAATAACTGCATTCATAATAAGCAAATTTTGCCTAGTTGCACTGTAAATCCAGCTGTTTAACAACATCTCTTAGAATTGTGATTCAAccaaaaatgaattaattaacaTTTTCAGCTCTACTGACAAAGCCAAAAGGCACTATGCAAATAACAAgcacaaacaacaaaaataaataaatctatTGCATCAAAATCAAGGGaagatataaaataaaatctatatgaattaaaaaattaatttattatgATCATATTAAACATCAGGTCCAGCTTGCAGAAAAAGTACAAGCATGTAATTTTTCAGAAATGACTTCAAATGAATCATGCAACTTGATAAATAAAGCATTTCTTGATAAGGATGAATCATCATATTTTTTGTGATGATATTGCAATGTAAATTAAAGGTCATTGTTCAATATAAATAAGGACCTATCCCCTGGACTATAAAAGGTAATAATTTATTCTCATTTTGCACGAGGCAGAATTTCctcaaatcaaacaaatttccGTCATTACAGCTGGTGTATCCATTAACATCTTCTCACACAAAGAcgataaataaaaaacttcatgTTACTTTATATTAAAATTGTAACTTAATTTACATCTGCAACTTAcattcaaaaaaagaaatttaattaatcctgagagaaaaaaagagaagtctAATTTCTTTCCAGCTAACAATTActatttaaaaatcattcacttttaaaatattaGGTTTGCTAGTGATTGCAGTGTGACATCAGAAATGAGCTAtaaatttttggcattttaaaACCGAAGTATTGACCAATTCATAGATGTAATTCAtagagttttgaaaaaaataataatccaTTTGTTGCAGACCAATcttaattacaaaaaatatgaGAGCAAAATCCTCACACTGATCAATTAAGGATTTGACcacaaatgtaaattttacaaaagcaGTGATAGCTGATGTGATAGATATCACTCAAGAACACCATATGCAGATACAACAAAATGTACATGATAGGATTTTCATTGGCATAAATGTAGATTTTAACACAATGCTTAATTAATTACTATTACATGAAGTTTTCAATGGCTTTAGACTCAGAGGGAAGGAAGTAACTAAAACTAAATTGATGTTTCcccaaagaaggaaaaacaaaatatcttgGGGGTctcaaaaaaagagaaatttatccACTATGAGGCCAAAATTATTTCCAAGTTAAGAAAAAAGTCATCTTTACACATCCATTCCTGTTTGAGAATATGAAAGAGGAGACTGATGGGTCTGTATACAAACAGTTTTCTGAGCTTTGATCTTTATTCAACAGCTGGAACAATTATGCAGAAAAAGGCAAGCAAAAGGTTTGGTACATTATAATGGCTTATAAGGCATTTTACCATTTTCTACATTTATCACACATTTGGGTATAATTGCATACATTTCaagcaaaaattaataatttcttCATTCAAGATAACTCAACAGTTTGTATTTTCATATTCTGGATAAACTGCTAGTAAAGGAAATGTTTTcctccttgttttttttcccctctaCTTTCTTATTCAAACCTTCCTTTACTTCTCAGATGTCCCCTGTACTCTTTCAAACTTACCTGACAGACGTAGTGACTCCATCATGCGAACAACAAccatcaaaagaaaatcagaccATAAGAACAATGGACCCAAGGCCACATTTTGCATTAAGTTGCCTATAGATTCTTGATTTTCTGCCATCAGTGCCACCAGCTGCTCTCCAAAACTGGCCCAAAGCATAGTGCTATAATCATAATGTAACTGCTTTGTTGTTTCAGAGTCTAAGGGTGCGTTCCACTGAACACGCTTGTTGAGTCTGGGTGATCCTGGACTTGAGCTGTGCCTGAGAATGCCATGACCCTCCTGATGGTGCAGTAATGAACTTGTTGACCCTCCAGCCTCCTCAGCTGTTGATGTCCCCTGCAGATCAGCATCTTCACTCCTTGAACTTGAGGTCAGCTGCTCTAATGGCGGCAACTGAATCACATTTTTCCTCTCACCACTAACATGACGGCTTAAGATAAGTGTTGTTGAGGTAGCAAGTTGTGATATtaaattactgaaaaatttcTGCTCCTCTGAATCAAATGAAAGCAATGGAGAGTCCGGCTCGAGTTTCAGGAGCGGGATTTGGTTGCGGCTTAACACTGACAACACTCCATTTTTGAGTGTACCTCCCTCAAGTCTTACATTCCCTCCAGTACATACCACCCCAAAGTCTTTCCATTCGAAGTTTGTAGCAAAGTCGTACTTTAACGTCCGAGTAACCTCCTGATGTTCGCTTACCAATTCATAAACGTGACCAGCCAAAATACGAGAACGTTCACAAGCAACGCCATTCAAAAGTTTGTTCAGTGACAATAAACAAACACTAGAAACAGCTGTAGTTGAAACTGCAGTTTCTCGACCCTTCGACTGCACAAAATTTCTAATCTCGCTCACACTTAAAAGTTCTCTTTCGTCGCTCTGAAAATTTCTAGTGTACTCAAAAAGGCGATTGAAATCTTCAATTCCCTGGCAAACAGCACTTAAACCTTGCTGACTCAACCACCATTTGCATTTTTCGGCAAGGCGCAACACGCacgataaaataattgaaatgagCGATATACTCGTATCTGCTAATTGCGAGAGCGCTTTATTCACCACTTCCAAGTCCTCCAGCATGTCTGGCACACATTTGCGAAGCCATGGATcggaaaagataagttttcttATCGCCAGTCGGTACATACATTGTGTTTTTGCTGCATGGCAAATGTCGTGAAATCTTTCAACTTTGAATGGGAACTCGCTTGGAATTGGCATTTCACCATCTAAATAGGCCATATACTTTTCCACTGTTTCTTCTAGCTCTTGTACAAACTTAGTGGAAGATTCAAGGCGTACCAGGCACTCTCTCGCCAAAACAATCTTTGAGCGATCAAGAAATTTCTGGCCGATATCGGTGAAAATCTCGCACAAAGGAACACCTTGCTCAAAATGCCCAAAGCTGCCGGGAACATGTTGAGGTTTCAAGCACGAATTTCTGGTTAAACTTACACTTTTGAACGCTTTTTTGAGAGTCCAAATGTTCTTTTTTATGTCCGTTGGGGCAATTTGAGTAACAGAGAGTCTTTGGAAAGAGTTGTTGATGCCATCGTTGCTAGCGGCTGCCGAAGACGAGCTGAAATTCATAGCCCTTCAAAAAGAACTAAGCTGCCCTGCTTTCTTCCTTCAGCGGCACAACAGATTGGCAGAAAAAGCATAATCTTGGTAGTAGGACGTCTGGCACAGGACTGGTTCGACAATAAAGATCTACATGGTAATAAAAAAGTTTATCTGTTTAGCGTTCAGTCAGTGCCTGATCTACCATCTTTGTTGATAATAACAAACTTCATGCCCAGTTCATCCGCGCGCTAATCCACCGGAAATAGAAAATTCCtaattccaaagaaaaatttcagaaaccATTTTCTACCTCCAATACTCCGCCGAAATAACCTGTCATAAGGCTAGACTTTTTGACGAAGACGATGGAAGTCAATACAGaattaaaaagctaaaaatgcaAATTGAAACCAAGCCGGGGGGAATAAAAGAAGCCATAATTAGCAATGAACGCccttaaaataaaggaaaggttTTCTTTCGTTCAACTTACATTTTAATGAGTTGTTTTCTGGTGATTCTGGGAGGGAGAGATCTTGCTTACTATCTCGGCCAAGGAAGCTTGAATAATCTTTGAATTCGCTAtcgtttaaaaaaagaatattattaTACACGAAAAAACAAAGCGTCTAAAATTTGCCAACAAAGAGCAGCAACTACTTGTACAACATCGGCACGatttttaaatgtctttcaAAAACTTCACCCTAAGATATGAATTAGTGGTCaatatagaaaagaaattaattgtgGTTAATAACCTCGAGCTCTATAATATGCCATTAACTACgctttttcaaattgaaaagacTCGCGTCGATTGATCCCTTCCATTAAAACAGGTGTACGCGGATAAGCAAGGCGAGAGTTTGAATTCAGCAAGATGATGTGAGACACACCGATTTCTTTTacattaacaaattaaaattgaattcGATTGGAGCGGGAAAAAGTGAAGAGGTGGTCTCTAGGTGATGAATCGATGCCAGTCCAATACAATGACCGGATGGATATTTCAAGAGCACGATGCTAAAAATAGACCTCAATAACCACCTGGTGACCATCCGTGcataaaacacttcaaaaacccatatttcatttcttttcctttaattttcccTTCATTTCAAAGCGTAAAAAGCCGACATACGCTCAGtcatagaaaaaaaagcttcactGATTCAATGAAGCAACAATACACTAATATCGattagtttattttctcgtGTCACCGAGTTTTAGCGCTCTTTAACAATTCACGTGAAGACCATGTTTCCATTTGCAGTACATCCAGTTCTAAGATATATTGCATAACACTTTGCTGAATATTTCTGTGTTCAAAGAATAGCTCAAAGCAGAATTTGTTTTACCGTTCTATTTTGGTATGGACTTTGAACTAAGTCTGTATTGAGTTTCATCTCTGGGCCCGAatagaattatttctttttttactatCAATTGCAGATTTCTTTGaaccaaaaattcaaataaattatcgACAGCTCGCAAAAATTGAAATGACTGGAACAAATTTCCAACGTATCTTAGGAGGAAAAAAAGCGAAGTGCTCTTGACACCAGTAACACGAAATGAAACACTTAACagcaaatttgacatgaaagtTATTACGAAGATCCAAGGAAAACGTCAAAATGGCAGAACCAGAGTTATGTGTATGAACAACTGGACAATATATTATAAGTCGTTCCATTCTACTTTATTCATCATTGTATTTCCAACTCGGATCTATAATGCATCCATCTTCCCAATTATAGCAACGTGCCGCTTAAGACTGGTTTCAAATCATTCTGCTAATTAACATAATAAAGATTTTAACATGTACACAGCTGAACCTCACAAAAGTTATAGGGTAgaaggtaaacaattttttttttcgccaggTTTACCGTACGAGGCTACACCGCAACTGCCATAGTATTGACAGTGACTGA from Pocillopora verrucosa isolate sample1 chromosome 1, ASM3666991v2, whole genome shotgun sequence includes:
- the LOC131785523 gene encoding uncharacterized protein, producing the protein MNFSSSSAAASNDGINNSFQRLSVTQIAPTDIKKNIWTLKKAFKSVSLTRNSCLKPQHVPGSFGHFEQGVPLCEIFTDIGQKFLDRSKIVLARECLVRLESSTKFVQELEETVEKYMAYLDGEMPIPSEFPFKVERFHDICHAAKTQCMYRLAIRKLIFSDPWLRKCVPDMLEDLEVVNKALSQLADTSISLISIILSCVLRLAEKCKWWLSQQGLSAVCQGIEDFNRLFEYTRNFQSDERELLSVSEIRNFVQSKGRETAVSTTAVSSVCLLSLNKLLNGVACERSRILAGHVYELVSEHQEVTRTLKYDFATNFEWKDFGVVCTGGNVRLEGGTLKNGVLSVLSRNQIPLLKLEPDSPLLSFDSEEQKFFSNLISQLATSTTLILSRHVSGERKNVIQLPPLEQLTSSSRSEDADLQGTSTAEEAGGSTSSLLHHQEGHGILRHSSSPGSPRLNKRVQWNAPLDSETTKQLHYDYSTMLWASFGEQLVALMAENQESIGNLMQNVALGPLFLWSDFLLMVVVRMMESLRLSGCLPPAGTSSLQAVSCYLHCLASASSWDSAFSGVLGSCLSDKCRMDSELTDSIPGTQTAQSIVSLLDPLESIFEMAGYWKRSSSHLEPHANRSARALTLSVFPSLCRFHSLLSFGFNWFDTKIHHFLSLWSLEQFLLLTQWDLPLFLQSVKKTFFLVQSLSAVHSDSISWNSLSVQYSLLQEQRSNLEGLLKKSWVLFSRDLTKISTEFFQEAMPVGKSWKKSRHSGIPHQRSQYVEHAVFQILEPVVESSMGLSFESRLNVLTLVVNTMMESWSDFILKEEIVFSFYGAQQLSLDFGYIKVWIASDSSNLSSEIQSHLLKLDVFRHLDGAIGLLMLQPRKKKSTVEDNDGEFESNASTMSSSSVLSSLSGVDIDAYDIDVLNDKTIPNRQKWLDLRLRGGKSKKGLLPFCLKVQEMK